One Panicum virgatum strain AP13 chromosome 3N, P.virgatum_v5, whole genome shotgun sequence DNA segment encodes these proteins:
- the LOC120666665 gene encoding AP-2 complex subunit sigma: MIRFILLQNRQGKTRLAKYYVPLEDSEKHKVEYEVHRLVVNRDPKFTNFVEFRTHKVIYRRYAGLFFSICVDITDNELAYLECIHLFVEILDHFFSNVCELDLVFNFHKVYLILDEFILAGELQETSKRAIIERMGELEKLE, translated from the exons ATG ATCCGGTTCATCCTGCTGCAAAACCGGCAGGGGAAGACGCGGCTGGCCAAGTACTACGTCCCGCTCGAGGACTCGGAGAAGCACAAGGTCGAGTACGAG GTGCATCGGCTCGTGGTCAACCGGGACCCCAAGTTCACCAACTTCGTCGAG TTCCGTACACACAAAGTCATCTACAGGAGATATGCAGGTCTTTTTTTCTCAATCTGCGTGGATATCACTGACAATGAGTTGGCATATTTGGAATGTATCCATTTGTTTGTCGAGATATTGGACCATTTCTTCAGCAATGTTTGTGAACTTGATTTAGTATTTAACTTCCACAAG GTCTACTTGATATTGGATGAGTTTATTCTTGCTGGAGAGCTTcaagaaacaagcaaaagg GCAATTATAGAGAGGATGGGCGAGCTTGAGAAGCTGGAATGA
- the LOC120666666 gene encoding protein STICHEL-like: MDAELERLQQALKILSDAEKQIRVSSERPTWFTAALLQLGCGHSSDMNQPKSSTREHTKAATDAMSEAARESSSSRTVSHSLPAFGISKKTLEHKPVSVHSSPQVLASHSSRSRLNDNLIYRECMSVDRVPFDSNQLNGNSSKHWAVVNENSDNLGQIWIRCIENCHSKTLQQLLLDHGKLVSIKQFEGHAIAFIAFEDCEIKSRAQRFLSSITNSIETVLECNVEVKMGPQAELIDGELTSEAGPKVRRVESDVLVCSPNSDRLKGIVNSSRRSFDHPDEGNKESEKYKNTPCADERMHSISVTLNSGIPKVRGLEVPTQASKESINGEQRLESAWLQVSEKHTPDLVNEAKHRHQALSQVVESQYQRKSSMSLGFPSSLADENLAHEIQALKIVDSYGSRKHQSGRSENGFSISPSKLHRKDDMADCDKESVCSEPGRPGCRGLFPCWKAKKPKRTKAKKQVRVKSS; encoded by the exons ATGGATGCAGAGTTGGAAAGGTTACAACAAGCATTGAAGATTCTTTCTGATGCTGAAAAGCAGATAAGGGTTTCAAGTGAGCGTCCCACATGGTTTACAGCGGCTCTACTACAACTTGGATGTGGTCATAGCTCAGATATGAACCAACCAAAAAGCAGTACAAGAGAACACACTAAAGCAGCCACTGATGCTATGTCTGAAGCAGCAAGAGAATCATCTTCCAGCAGGACTGTTTCTCATTCATTACCTGCCTTTGGGATTTCAAAGAAAACACTTGAACACAAACCAGTTAGTGTGCACTCGAGTCCTCAGGTCCTTGCCTCACATTCATCTAGGTCAAGATTGAATGACAACTTGATTTATAGAGAGTGTATGTCTGTTGACAGAGTCCCATTCGATTCTAATCAACTGAACGGCAACAGTTCAAAGCATTGGGCCGTGGTGAATGAAAACTCAGACAACCTTGGCCAGATTTGGATAAGATGTATTGAAAATTGCCACTCCAAGACACTACAACAGCTACTTCTTGACCACGGGAAGCTAGTATCAATCAAGCAATTTGAAG GCCATGCAATTGCATTTATAGCATTTGAGGACTGTGAGATAAAGTCTCGAGCTCAAAGATTTTTGAGCAGTATCACAAATTCAATTGAGACAGTACTGGAATGCAACGTGGAAGTCAAAATGGGCCCACAAGCTGAATTGATTGATGGAGAACTAACATCAGAAGCTGGACCTAAAGTAAGAAGAGTCGAATCTGATGTATTGGTTTGCTCACCAAACAGTGACCGATTAAAGGGTATTGTGAACTCCTCAAGGAGAAGTTTTGATCATCCAGATGAAGGAAACAAAGAATCGGAgaagtacaaaaataccccATGTGCTGATGAAAGGATGCATTCGATTTCAGTTACTTTAAATTCAGGAATACCTAAGGTCAGAGGATTGGAAGTTCCGACTCAGGCGTCAAAGGAATCAATAAATGGTGAGCAACGGTTGGAGAGTGCGTGGCTCCAGGTTTCTGAAAAGCACACTCCAGATCTGGTGAATGAAGCAAAACACAGACATCAGGCTCTGTCTCAAGTTGTTGAGAGCCAATACCAAAGGAAGTCGTCCATGTCCCTAGGTTTTCCCTCAAGCCTTGCAGATGAGAATCTCGCGCATGAGATACAAGCTCTGAAGATAGTTGACAGTTATGGTTCTCGGAAGCACCAAAGTGGAAGAAGTGAAAATGGATTTTCCATTTCACCAAGCAAGCTGCACAGAAAGGATGACATGGCTGATTGTGACAAAGAGAGCGT TTGCTCTGAGCCTGGGAGACCTGGTTGCCGTGGCCTTTTCCCTTGTTGGAAAGCTAAAAAACCAAAAAGAACGAAG GCAAAGAAGCAGGTTCGGGTAAAATCTTCTTGA